The following nucleotide sequence is from Halobacillus mangrovi.
TCAGAGTATTTTTATACCATAGTAAATAATCACTACTAGGGTCAAAAAAGAGCCACTTATAGTGAACAAATGACCAGTTTTCCGGGAACATAGTAGACCCATACAAACTAGATCCTGGATTTAATGACAAACCTAATGTCCATAACAATGGATACGAAATGAACACAAAAATGACGCCAATAAACAAATACATCCCTATAACTTGAAGATTGCTTTTAGTGTTTCTAGTCACTTACATCTCCCCCTCTTCTTTAAAGGAACGTGTGCGCCTGAATTGATAGAAGGCAAAGCCGGAAATTATTAATCCAATAATAATAGATATGGCTGCAGCCATATTATAGTTTTGAGTTTCAAATGTTAAATTATAAACCCATGAAATTAAAATATCCGTACCGCCAGCATTCTGACCTCGTACAGCTGGACCACCTTGGTTAAAAAGGTAAATAATGTTGAAATTATTAAAATTCCCTGCGTATTGCATGATAAGTATTGGTGCAGTGGCAAACATTACTTGCGGAAAAGTAATACTTTTAAATTTTTGCCAACTCGAAGCTCCATCCACTTCTGCTGCTTCGTACCATTCTTTAGATATACTTTGTAAGACCCCAGTAAATATAGCAAATACAAAAGGAAAACCTACCCAGATTTGAATACCTATTAAAGCAATTTTGGACCAAAATGGGTCAGTCATCCAAGGTATTGTTTGATTAAATAATGGTCCTAAAATATCGTTATTAATGGCACCAAATTCGTTGTTAAACAGTGCAGCAAAAATCAAGATAGTGACAAACGCTGGTACGGCCCAAGGTAATATTAACACCGTTCTAATGAACTTCTTAAACTTGATTCGTGGATCATTCACAAATATAGCCAGGATTAATGCTAAAGCTATCTGGAAAGTAGTGGCGACCAATGTCCAAATAATTGTCCATGAAAAAACACTAAAAAATGTATCACGCCATATTGGTACCGTCACTAATGATATAAAGTTTTCAAACCCTACCCAATTCAATAAATTTTTTGGTGGAGAATTATATAAATTATAATCAGTAAATGCTAGTAGAATCATATATAGTAATGGGAAAACAACAACGAAAATCAGTAAAAATAGTCCTGGTCCTACCAGTACATAAGGAAAACTTTTATCCCATCCATCTCTGAAGCTTTTTTGCAGATTATCACGTTTTCTTCCTTGTTGGATTTTCACAGCTTCTTTATAGGCATTTATCAAATTTAATACATAAAAGGTTATTACGAACCCAGTTATTATAAGAGATATTATCCCTTGAGCGAGTAAAACACGCGAATCATCTAATCGAGGGATTTCCCCTAGAGTTAAGAGGCCCCAATATCCTATATTTAAAAATTGATAGAAGGATACGACAAAAGCAACGGTTAACAATAAAAAAGTTGCCCCTTTTAAAAAATGACGATTATACAATTGTCCTAATCCTGGGACGATGGATAATGTAACTGCTATCTTTGGATTATGCCTTTGCTTACTCATTT
It contains:
- a CDS encoding sugar ABC transporter permease — its product is MSKQRHNPKIAVTLSIVPGLGQLYNRHFLKGATFLLLTVAFVVSFYQFLNIGYWGLLTLGEIPRLDDSRVLLAQGIISLIITGFVITFYVLNLINAYKEAVKIQQGRKRDNLQKSFRDGWDKSFPYVLVGPGLFLLIFVVVFPLLYMILLAFTDYNLYNSPPKNLLNWVGFENFISLVTVPIWRDTFFSVFSWTIIWTLVATTFQIALALILAIFVNDPRIKFKKFIRTVLILPWAVPAFVTILIFAALFNNEFGAINNDILGPLFNQTIPWMTDPFWSKIALIGIQIWVGFPFVFAIFTGVLQSISKEWYEAAEVDGASSWQKFKSITFPQVMFATAPILIMQYAGNFNNFNIIYLFNQGGPAVRGQNAGGTDILISWVYNLTFETQNYNMAAAISIIIGLIISGFAFYQFRRTRSFKEEGEM